In the Desulfobacterales bacterium genome, GTATTATTGAGCAAGAGTGATCTACTACCTCCTGACGATATAGAAAACAAGATAGAAAAAATTGTAACAATAATGCCTCAAGTTCATGTTCAGCCGTTTAGTAATGAAAGCGGATATGGTTTAGAATGCATCAAAAATCTTTTACATGCTGGTCAAACCTATTGTTTATTAGGGTCCTCTGGTGTTGGAAAAACAACCTTATTAAATAATCTTATTGGGGAATCCTTATTTAAAACAAAAGCAGTTAGAGAAAAAGATAATAAAGGACGACATACTACAACGCAACGGCAATTGATAAGGCTGGATTGTGGTGCAATGATAATAGATACTCCTGGAATGCGGGAGCTTGGAAACTTTTCAGTAGAATTAGGCATTGATGAAACATTTTCTGAAATAATTGAATTATCAAAAAATTGTCAATTCAACAATTGTAGCCATATTAATGAAAAAGGTTGCGCAGTATTGAACGCTTTAAAAAATGGCAACTTATCTGATAAAAGATATCAAAATTACATCAAAATGAACAAAGAATCGATTTATAATCAAATGTCATATCTGGAAAAAAAACAAAAAGACAAGCAATTTGGGAAATTATGCAAAACTGTAATGAAGCACAAGAAAAATAGGAAGTAATGGAAATATGCAATAAAATAATAACTTTGATTCTCGATATATTTTGAATGTCCCTATCATCGAATTCAATTTTTCGGGAGTGTCCCGTAATTTAGCCGCTATTTTTGAACAATTTCACTAATAACTTTTTCAATCCCTATGACTACCGTTGCCATGCTATCATAATCCAATTTTTCATAGGTATCTGGCACAGTGTCATAATGGGCGCCAACAACTATAATTTCTTTTGGATTCTTTGTTCCTGTTTTTTCAGCTTCAATGTTTTTT is a window encoding:
- the rsgA gene encoding ribosome small subunit-dependent GTPase A, whose translation is MKKNFDHIEKIGFNKWFQDNIPIDTVSNLEIVRVISVYKDSFLITNGVNDVLAEIVGKLMYNAASPLDYPVVGDWVLAQFYDENRFAIIHEILPRKSILKRKTPGKKIDFQLIAANIDTSFIMQSLDSNYNLGRLERYLVMTYEGNLRPVVLLSKSDLLPPDDIENKIEKIVTIMPQVHVQPFSNESGYGLECIKNLLHAGQTYCLLGSSGVGKTTLLNNLIGESLFKTKAVREKDNKGRHTTTQRQLIRLDCGAMIIDTPGMRELGNFSVELGIDETFSEIIELSKNCQFNNCSHINEKGCAVLNALKNGNLSDKRYQNYIKMNKESIYNQMSYLEKKQKDKQFGKLCKTVMKHKKNRK